From Schistocerca cancellata isolate TAMUIC-IGC-003103 chromosome 10, iqSchCanc2.1, whole genome shotgun sequence:
ACTTAAGTTTAAGACCCTCCAGTTGTTTTCTCTTTAAGCTTAATAATGTCgctttaattttcttgatgtcgGACAGGCGCCTGTCTGAGCCATCTGCCTGATCATACAAATCCCTTAAGACCATGTAGTAAAATTCCATTGTACGGCGAACTGCCCGAGATCTCTCTATACTATAAGATATAATTACTTTCCGTAATTTGGGCTTCgccttgcgggtccaccactcCAAAACACTCGGAAAGTTGTGTACAGAGCGCAAGCAAAATTCCCAAGCTGTCTTTAATTCGACCTCGAGCTCGTCGTCTGGTAAAAGGCCCACATTCATGCTCCACTGATTCCTAAACCAGTGAGTTGGTTGCCGGTCTAAGTTTATGCAGGCGCTCACACTACAGTGATCAGAGAAGCTGACTGGAGTGATTTCCACTTGTAACAAATTCCGCACTATGTGACTTGACATATAgattctatcaatcctgctactggAATTATGTGAAATGTGCGTGTATTTCACAAGCGTGGGATACTTAACTTCACACGCGTCCCTCagtttcatttgagaaacaagaaagtttaattcaggggaataattaaaattgggggattgatctttatggtgcaatacacaattaaaatcgccggcaatGATCAAGTTTGGCGAGTCTCTCCGCAGTAAGTAAATGATATCCTCCTTAAAAAACTTCGATCTGTCAGCGCGCCGTGTACTTCCAGATGGTGCATACAGATTGATTACACTGACGCCCATGATATTCACGCCTATGCCCCGTCCAGAGTCTAACTTTTCGACATCGGTTATAGGTATTCCTTCCCTAACTAAAATCGCTGTGCCAGCACTGAATTCAGGAGCGAAATTGATTATTGCAACATAGCCGGGAATGTTAATTTGCCATGTTGCAACCTCTTGTAAAAGGGCAATATCTGTACcagagtcaaacaaaaattgttttaataaagcaagttttaactctgaCGTAATCCTATTGATATTAAGGGAGGTGATAGTATAGGCCTGTAGCATATAGGTAATGAGATGTAAAAGTATAATAAAACGATGGCATCGAGCTCAAGAGTGCCGGCTGCGGAATTAACAAAGGTATAATGTAAGCAGCCATGAGAGGATTAGTGGATCAAGAAGCGAAATAAAAACGATAACAAGTGATACACTACGAATCATAAGCCGATTGTAGCAAAAACGACACAGTGAATGCTGTGAACCATAACCGGAGAAAAGGACAGAAAAAACACAAAGAAGCTTTGCAACCGTAGGCGACAGCATGGAACAAGCCTTGTACCAACGAAATTACTACTGTGGAGGATGGGCTTCGCCGAGTTCTTTGCTGTTGTCATCACCGGATCGTTCCCTCACAATTTCATAACTAACATTTCGGGGTACTACATCCGCTTGCGAGGAAGTGGAATTTCCCTTGTTGCGAGGAGCGGAGAGATTTGGCTGTGGATTGAGCCTTCGTCGTGGGGCGTTTTGAGGTCCCGAAGTTTTTGTGGATTCTTTGAGACGCGGTCGTGTCGTTGTCGCAGCACTGCCGCCGGCAGCTGGCAGGTTGGTAAACACTTGCACCTGTTTACTTCCGCCCGAAACTTGTTGTCGGGCGTCAGCTGTAGCGCGTTGTTGACACAACACTTCCTCACTGTGTGCGCGTTGTAGCGGTTGTTGTCCTTCGGGCACGGCACTCAAAATTGGAGGTTCCTGTTCATGACCCGGCGTCTCAGAATTCGGCATCCCCTCAAGTCCATCCGCACTAGCTTCAAAATCGACCCGCATAACATCATCTGGTACTAAATCCTCCGCGGTTGATGGTTTTGGTTTCCGGGCTGCAGGAGTCGCGGGAGATACTTCCTCATCTGACTGCTCATCACTAcgttccagcggccttttcttttgctgagattcactttcaagacaaactggcgcagcagtttgccgtcctacgagtggtggaaacgcatcagcagttatgggcggggtctcggaggtagttgcctggggagcatcaacatcagggtctgcagaagaaccagaagtatctactgccattacctcgttaagtgttaatctacgccgcggctggagattattttttaagacaaaaactcgGCGGGGGCAGTCCTGGCGAAGATGGCCTAGTTCATTGCAGATATGGCAGGTGGGGGCTTGACCAGAATATATAATGTGAGCCTTATAACCGTCAACCGTGATGTGAGaaggaatgttcatttttacttccatgtccacagatctaatcccattgaaacattgtaatttgtagcgagacgaccacttttcgttgacaatttctttaacctcACCAAACTTAGATAGTGCATCTTTAATTTTAGCATTGTCAATCTCTATGGGCAAGTTAAGTACTCTAACTGTCTGAATCGATGTATCGGCACGTGTTACAGTAACCATACTAGTGGTGCCGTCGCGATGAACAAAAGGGACTTGTTTGCCGATTTTTTCAATAAGTCGATCAACTGCTACTGGACTGAGAAACTTGACAAACACGCAATAACGATCAGAATCTAGCTGGGTGGTGTGCACAGAATCAGAAGTGATGCCTATTACCTCGGTTAGCCAGTCGTGAATCTCGAGGGCGGTCGGTTGAACTCGGCGGGTATCCTTGTCAAAGCCAAAAACCAGGGTGTTTTTCCGGATGGTGGTAGACATGGCGCTGCAGCTGTATGGAATCCGGTCAAGTCCGAATCCCGTACAAGATCGGCAAGTTGCTGACGAAAAGGACGAccacaaaaaaaaatacaatgcaCGTAAATCACtcggaacacagaaacacacaacggcAAACAGTAAACACTGGCAACGACACCGGCGACGCGGAGCAAACAGCTAGCACGTCCGACCGCGGCGACAGCGAAAGCCGGAAtgcgctctcctgcgaaccttgcagaactagcactcctgaaagaaaggatattgcggagacatggcttagccacagcctgggggatgtttccagaagccatgtctccgcaatatcctttctttcaggagtgctagttctgcaaggttcgcaggagagcttctgtaaagtttcgaaggtaggagacgaggtactggcagaagtaaagctgtgagtaccggacgtgagtcgtgcttcggtagctcagttggtagagcacttgcccgcgaaaggcaaaggtcccgagttcgagtctcggtcgggcacacagttttaatctgccaggaagtttcttatcagcgcacactccgctgcagagtgaaaatctcattctggaaacatcccccaggctgtggctaagccatgtctccgcaatatcctttctttcaggagtgctagttctgcaaggttcgcaggagagcttctgtaaagtttggaaggtaggagacgaggtactgacagaagtaaagctgtgagtaccggacgtgagtcgtgcttcggtagctcagttggtagagcacttgcccgcgaaaggcaaaggtcccgagttcgagtctcggtcgggcacacagttttaatctgccaggaagtttcttatcagcgcacactccgctgcagagtgaaaatctcattctggaaacatcccccaggctgtggctaagccatgtctccgcaatatcctttctttcaggagtgctagttctgcaaggttcgcaggagagcttctgtaaagtttggaaggtaggagacgaggtactggcagaagtaaagctgtgagtaccggacgtgagtcgtgcttcggtagctcagttggtagagcacttgcccgcgaaaggcaaaggtcccgagttcgagtctcggtcgggcacacagttttaatctgccaggaagtttcttatcagcgcacactccgctgcagagtgaaaatctcattctggaaactttgaaTTTGCTCTATTTAAGATGCAGCGCGTCAGTTGCCAAAGTAACTTAAACATTTCGGTCTATGTATTAGGAAACAATACACCAAAGTTTGAAAGGTCGTGACAAAGTGAACAATGCTGTTTTAAACAAGCCAATTATAACAGCAGCTCGAAATTAAGAGCTGTTCTGTGTAGGCAATAGATATCAATGGTCAACAGTTGACGCTCGATATCGCTTTTTTGTTTTACGAGTACGATTAACTTCTAAATAATAATGTGTCATTCATCCTTTGTGCAAGTAAAAATTCTCTGTGGTCATCTAGAAAGATGAGAGAGGAAATATCCATGTGTGGCTCAAGTCAATACCAATTGACTTATAATTACAAGTGatagaaattttctgaaattgttaagAATGACAAGAAACTGTTGACTAAGGCAAATTGAATAGATAAGGAAGACACTGACAGAGATTAGCTTCATGATGATATAACATATGTTAATGTTCTATTTTTAACATTTAGAatgtttaaacaacaatgtaccatttatattcaaaatttttaatacACAATTTTACAGTAAACTGATCAACGCAACTGTTCTGCTTAGTACATTGCGCATGTCCCCTACCTCCTCCCCCTTAATAAAATAACAGTGGAATAACGTAAAAATTTAGATTTGCCGTAGGTAACCCATATAGCGATGTTGTAGAAGTTGGCAACTCTATGTACCACCTGTGGTTTCAtttgtttgtcaaagattttaaTTGATAATAGTTTAAATCGTTGTTCAAATGTCAGAAGTAACTCAGTTTTACAAATTCAAGGACATAAGCGCACGCATCGCTCCATTATATGCACTGTTCTGGCATGCATGCTACCGAATGACGCACTTTCTGCTTATCCCGTGGTGAGTTTTGTGAATAGAACCTTGGAGAAGTACTCTCTCTATCCACTGATGTGTGTCATTTACTGCACATCTTGTAGTTTTTGTGCAGTAACCTTCTGAAACTGTGGAGGTATTTATAAATAACGCTATATATATGGTATATCTATTACAAACAGTAAAGAGGGCAGGAAAAAAGGCAAATAATATGTATCTTAGGAGAGGATTTATAGCAGATGTGGCTGTCTTGCAGTGCCTGCAGATGGTGCTGGGAGGTGCGTCACTGCTGCTGCTGGCAGCCACCTGGCGGACAGTGGCAGAACTGCAGACATATGAGGTGGACTGGAACAACAGCAGTGAGGGCGCGCTCGCCAGCAACGATGTGCCCATCGTACAATGCCTGCGCAGGAGCAACAAGTACTGCAGCAGGGTCAGGTGCGCCGCACCACCAGAGGTCTGCCACTCGGGGATGATCGAGAAGTGTGGGTGCTGCAAAGTTTGCTTCGTCTTCCTGCGTGAGTACTGCACTACCCGTTCTTGTCATATTGTCACTGCAGTCAggcctggtggtctagtggtaaagcatGTGCCTGTACACTAAAAGATCGTGGGATTGAATTCTGGGCAAGCCACTTATTATTTCACTCGGCTTTCAACCTAGCCTCCACCTCAGTGTGATGTTACAATGTGCCAGCAATAACACGTGGTTCACACTCCATATCAAACTTTAAGTCCTCTACCACAATAGAATTATTGGGGAAGTCAAGTCATCGAAATGACCTTCagttaaaagacttgcaccagctgGCTAAACAATGGTCCTGAAGAACTTCCGTTTTTTCATCGCAAGTATGTGACAAGTCAATAGTGGGTCACTGCAGTTTCTGGGTAGAAAagtgctgacatcagcatcagcactttctCATCTGCAGTGTCATATTACAGCAGAGACAATACTGTGCATGCCACAATTCACTGATATCAGCATCAGCGTATTATTATCTTCAAGGCCATTCCAGGAATCATGCCATCAGTGTCAGTGCATATGGCTAGGTGCCAGGGCCACAGAAAGAGGCGGGTGGGCCCACTCTGAGCCGATGCCCCACCCCCACATCCCAGCAGCCACCATTAGCAgccaataatattaattttttaaaaatttccatatGTGTTGTCACGTGTTGTCCAGCACTAAATTGCTGTAGTTGCTGTATTCGTGCTTTTGTGGGAGTGAAAGTTACACAGTTAGAGCACAACTGCTATGACTGCTCTGTTCACACTTTTCATCGGAGTGAGGGGTGACTGTAGTTTgcacaaagtgtgcatgcatgtaCTGCTGAGTACTGATGCATGCCCTCAGACCCACTCTCGGTTGCCAGTTATACAGATTCTGTGGCATCATGCACTGCATGATGTTACAACTAATATGTATGAACAAATTCTTTTTTCGAATGATCTGACGATGTCATGCACCTGGCAACATAATTTTGTCATTCTCTTGTACATTGCTGGCATTGAACAAAGAAGAATTGGACAAGTTTGTTGCAAATATCCATCACAGAATGTACTCACAGCTTTCTATATCAAGAACGAAAGCTCATGGTAGTAGAGGAGCATAACACTGTAGACAGGAGGAATATTTTTCAACAAACAAGAGCTCTGCAGCAGAATGGCAAGAAGATGCATTATGTGATTAGGCCCACTGTCACATCAGATGTAgtaatcacatcccaaatgtgttcgatcaggttcaaatCTAGCTAGCTGCTGGGCcagcacatcaaatggaactcgccactgtgttcctcgaaccagtccgccacactcctggctttgtgacatggcacattatcttgttgaaaaatgccgtcAGGAAACTTGATATttatgaagaggtgtacgtggtctgcaatcagtgtatgattctccttggccatcatggtatcTTAAGCATTCACTGGATCCGCTGATGCCCATGTGAAAGTTCTGCAGAGCATAATGTAGccgctgccaccagcttgtctctgtcctgcagtacaggtgttaaggagctgtttccctggaaggcgACGGTTTAGCGACCTCCCATCACCATCACGAAGAAagcattgggattcatcagaccatgcaacactctgctacTGCGCCAGTGTCCAGTGCCGAGGGTCATGTGcttatttcagtcgtagttgccagtgtcatggtgttaacattggcacatgcatgggtcatcggctgcggaggcccatcgttaagaatgctcggtgcactgtgtattcagacacacttgcgcAGCATCGATGTCTGACTTAGCTCCATGACAGTTCCTCgcctgtcgtgttttaccagtGTGCTCACCCTACgtcatctgacatctgtaatgaggggtcgcTGCCCAATCacatgacgtctggacgtgttttcaccttggtttcgccacatgttgaagacactcaccacagcaattctcgaacacgcgacaagtcgtttagtttccgaaatgctcacgcGGAGcccccaggccatcacaatctgccaggggtcaaactcagatggattgcACATCTTTCGCATTCTGTACACCGttggcacgctcactgatactacatacgcCGCACGTGTGTCTGActtgcagtcattcctcgtcaggtgacgctgctatctatAGATAGACGCTTATATCTAAAGTAAGTTAGTAGTCATAAAGTTCTGTCTGATCGGTGTGTGTCAGTTGAATTTTGCTTCAATACGCACGTTCAGTGCAACATCTGGATTTAAAATGAACCAGAATAAATTACATGCAAATGCGATAgaaatttaaacaaagaaatataaaaatataatcgATGATATTGATTGAGAATTACTACTTTTATTCCAGATGACTCAGAGCTTGCAGAGGTTCTGTACAATAATAACTTTCAACAAAGTTGCAATATCTATCAATAAGAACTATGGCACCAAGGCTCTCTAAACATTTATACATTATACTTTTCACAATCAACTATTAAATAACACCATCATCTAACAAAAACATGTGTTGTGCAAACGCACACAACAtaaccaaaagaaaaacaaggagagCAAGCACCAAATTGTGAAAGAAAGGGGAAGGTCTTTTCATGACTTTGATTTGAGGAAGGGAGAAGGCTTTTTATTACAATATATCACTTAAACTGCAGCACGACGTTTTGTTTATTCACACCCACAAGGTGACCAAAGACTGAGACAGAGATGTGACATTTCCAGACACAATGGTAGAGTCGGATACTCGAAAATAAATACAATTGTTATCTTTTATTGTGTTGTATGTATGATTTAACACACTTTGCAAGCACAGTAAAGCTTCAAATAAAATATTCCAGCGTCTAAACTGTTCGTATTACCTTTGAAATGCATATGGCTTGCATATTGGCACTACAGATAAAACTTTTAGGTCAAGCAGCACTTGTTTACAGTAAAACTGCCCAAGAAAGTTCGATAAGCATGCCACACTTAGAAGATCTATGGACCTCCAAAAATATATTACCTCTTCTAAATtgtatgtatttattaaaataCAGGTAGCTTACATTTTTATCATATTAAAAGATCTCTAGGAAAATAATATCAAAATGAgataaatatcaaaacaaaattttattatatgtaaGATTTCTCACATTCTGCAAACACAACagaacttcaaattaaatattccTGCATCTAAATTGGTTGTGTTACTTATTAAAATAAATACAGCTTACTTATTAGCTGTATTTGAATAAATTATAGATTAGTAGTCAACAGTAGTTCGGTTTAAATATGTTGCATTAAATTAATCTACATACATAAAAATTAGTCACATATGAGCACTACGGCAGGGCTGTCTTGCAGCTTAAACTGCATCAATAATAACTTCAAATCCGAAAATCACCAAAAGTTCGAGACGCTGTGCAAGCTGATTAAATACTTCTGCACCCAATTTGTCTGCTTAGCTTATTAACATGCACACAACGTTAAATTGTCTAAAGCACTGCTGAAGATCTAACTTACAGCCCCCAGTGAGATAATACTATGTATGATCCATTAGCTAGTATCCATCTGGCGTTTGAATACTATTTAAGACGCAGTAACACCCAACACATGAAGCCTAATACCTAATGCATAATTCCTAATGGATAATCCATAATGCATAACAGCTAATGCCTAATGCATGACAGATAATGCCTAACGCCTAACGCCTATGGAAAAATCTCCTAACAGCTTATTAATGACATTTGTTAAGTTATAATCATAATCAGTGTTGGAGGGTTTTCACTGCCTGAGCAACTACAATCTATCACTAAATCTGCACCAAGGTAATGAGAGCATGAGAATCACGAGAAAGATGATGCTGACGTCACACTACAATCTACAGTTTGTAATTTTCAGGTATCTACATTATTTACAATCATCTTCTATGCAGTATAGACTTTAGGCCAATGTATTAGCCTTATCCAGAAGTATATGACCGTTAAAGTCCTCTGAAGATGAAGTGGTGGGAAGGAGATTAGCACCAGAATTTCTTATCTGCACCAGTTTCCAGGCATGCAGCATCATCTTTCTCTTACATATTTCCATGAAACATTATCTCGAAAACAACTGAGCTCTCATGCTACCTCCAGAAACATGGTGTCATGTTTGCACATCAATTTAATACTGCACTCGGATTGGCTGGAAAGAGGAGTGGGAGGAGCCTTAGGGTGGCAAAAAACATAACTGATCTAGTTTCCCCACATTGGATATCTGATTAACTGTTTAATTTTTAACACCTCACTGTGATTAGCCGGATATAAGGAGAGGAGGGTGAGGTGTAAAGCACAATTGAACTAGTACCCTCCTCCTCGATTTTTTGGATGAGTGAAGATAGTGTACGGGAAGAACGTTTTTTAACTTTCGACATTGGATTAGTTCCATCATACTGGATTCTTTTGGTTGGCTCTTTACTTTTTAAGGGGCAAGGAAGTGCAAATGGAGCGTAGCTTCCCACTGATGTCAATGATATCACTAGGTCAATGATTTGGTCATGTGATGCGAACAAAGTGAGGCAGATAGTTGGTAAACAATATGTACTAGGTTGCCCACTGCATTACTTCTCTAGAAAACAAGCTTCTATTAGTATCAGGAGACGCTCTTTAGGCTACAAGTGTGGGGATGTTTTCCAGTATGACGGGGCACCTGCTCATTCTAATAGTCATTCTAAACACAACATCCTTTGCAATACGCATAGGCAGAAATGGTCACGTTGTTTGCCACGAAGATGCCTAGACCTTCCTTCTTGAGATTTTTGACTATGGGGGTAGCTATATTGTGCAGCTCACGCAGAagaagtgaacagaagagacaaatTGAACGTTCAGATTACGAATATAGCTGCTCTCGTAAAACAACGCCACAACTCATGGTATTGTCAAGAGAATTTGAAAGTGGATTGAAGGCAGAGGTGGAATttgtgaaaatcaactttgaacttaaCCATTTTCCTTTCACAATCTCTGTATATATCTGCTTGGGTTCcattctaacagctgtatctccAACAGAAAATGGACACAGGTTACTTAGAGcgctttattcgaattagtctatactATGAACTCCTAAAAAATTCACTATTACTCCTGAAACAATATGTACATCTGGTATGATTTTGTTAATGTGTGAgagtacactgaagatccaaagaaactggtacacctgcctcatatcgtgtagggcccagcaagcaagcagaattgccgcaacacgacgtgacgtggactcgagtaatgtctgaagtagtgctggagggaactgacaccatcaatcctgcagggctgtccataaatccgtaagcgtacgaagggggagggggggagatctgAACAGGACTTTGCAAGACATCCTAGGTATTCGCAATAACggccatgtctggggagtctgatggccagcggaagtgtttaaactcagaagagtgttcctgtagccactctgtagccgttctggacgtgtggggtgtcgcattgtcctgcaggaattgccccagtctgttggaatgcacgatggacgtgaacagacgcaggtgatcagacaggatgattacatacgtatcacctgtcagagtagtatctaggcgtatcaggggtcccgtattacTCATACTGCAcatgcccctcaccattacagagcctccaccagcttgaacagtcccctgctcacatggattcatgaggtttcatccatacctgtacacgtccatccgctcgatacaatttggaacaagacttgtccgaccaggcaacatgttttcattcatcaacagcccaatgtcggtgttgacgggcccaggtaatgcataaagctttgtgtcgtgcagtcatcaagtatacaagagtgggccttcagatctgaaagcccacatcgatgatgtttcgttgaatggttcgcacgctgacacttgttgatggcccggcattgaaatctgcagcaatttgcagaagtgttgcacttccaccacgttgaacgattttcttcagttgtcgttggtcttgttcttgcagggtccttttccggccgcagcgatgtcggagatttgatgttttaccggagttctgatgttcacggtacactcgtgaaatgctcatactagaaaatccccacttcacctctACCTCggcgatactgtgtcccatcgctcgttcgccgattataacaccacgttcaaactcccttaaatcttgataacctgccattgcagcagcaggaacggagctaacaactgtgccagacacttcttgtcttatacaggcgttgccgccctcagcgccgtattctgcctgtttgcatatctctgtatttgaataggcatgcctataccagtttctttggcgcttcagtgcatatattGAAAGACAGACGTTTAACACTGTAAATTTAGtatgagcaaataaaaataattgctgTGTCTTGCTTTCACGCCAGTTAAGGTGACACCTGACACGCATTTTCCTTTGTCCTGTGCAGGGGAGCACGCAAGGTGTGACGCGTCACCACCTGAGAACACGCAGTGTGCCCCCGACCTCGTCTGCGGTCGCTCTGGCGTGTGTGAGCGCATTAATGCTGGCACCACTTACGGCGAGAGCCATTCTGCCAGGCCTTCTGAACAATCTAAGGACAAAGACAGCAGCAAGCCTAATGGGTATTCATCAAAGCAATACATCCCAGTCCCGTATTGACGCCGTGGGACAATTTAAACACAACGGTTAAGACAAGTTGTGACTCAGTATTAAAGTGCTGTATGGCACACTGTTACACTTCTAGACAATGATGTAATGTGTCCTCTGCTGTAAAAGCAATAATAAACATATTGAGATTACACTGTTGTAATTATTCACTCGAATTGTTTATCCTTTCCTGTGGTTTGAAAGTCTCAGCATGACATAATAAACTTAACTCCATACGAAAAGGCTTTGGCTCgtgatctcttacagaagctcaatatttagcacggacttcaatgcgatatgcttat
This genomic window contains:
- the LOC126106851 gene encoding uncharacterized protein LOC126106851; this translates as MYLRRGFIADVAVLQCLQMVLGGASLLLLAATWRTVAELQTYEVDWNNSSEGALASNDVPIVQCLRRSNKYCSRVRCAAPPEVCHSGMIEKCGCCKVCFVFLREHARCDASPPENTQCAPDLVCGRSGVCERINAGTTYGESHSARPSEQSKDKDSSKPNGYSSKQYIPVPY